Proteins encoded in a region of the Gopherus flavomarginatus isolate rGopFla2 chromosome 19, rGopFla2.mat.asm, whole genome shotgun sequence genome:
- the SDF2 gene encoding stromal cell-derived factor 2: protein MRRWRVVGPRLLVLVVGLGAAAGSEPGPVTCGSVVKLLNVRHNVRLHSHDVRYGSGSGQQSVTGVSAVDDSNSYWRVRGKTSMVCERGTPVQCGQSIRLTHINTGRNLHSHHFTSPLSGNQEVSAFGEDGEGDYLDDWTVLCSGTYWVRDGEVRFRHSSTDMLLSVTGEQYGRPIHGQKEVHGMSYSNQNNNWKVMEGIFMKPSELLKTDSYHAEL, encoded by the exons ATGCGGCGCTGGCGGGTGGTGGGGCCCCGGCTCCTGGTACTGGTGGTGGGCCTGGGCGCGGCGGCGGGCTCCGAGCCCGGCCCGGTCACCTGCGGCTCCGTAGTGAAGCTGCTCAACGTCCGCCACAACGTCCGGCTCCACTCACACGACGTGCGCTACGGATCCG GTAGTGGGCAGCAGTCAGTGACAGGCGTCTCTGCTGTGGATGACAGTAACAGTTACTGGAGAGTTCGAGGAAAGACATCCATGGTCTGTGAGAGGGGGACTCCTGTACAATGTGGGCAGTCCATCCGGCTGACCCACATCAACACAGGGCGAAACCTGCACAGCCATCACTTCACGTCGCCTCTCTCAGGGAACCAG GAAGTCAGTGCGTTTGGGGAGGATGGCGAGGGAGACTACCTGGATGACTGGACTGTTCTGTGCAGTGGGACCTACTGGGTGCGGGATGGCGAGGTACGGTTCAGGCACTCATCTACTGACATGCTCCTGTCTGTGACCGGGGAGCAGTATGGGCGACCTATCCATGGCCAAAAGGAAGTCCATGGCATGTCCTACTCCAACCAGAACAACAACTGGAAGGTGATGGAGGGGATCTTCATGAAACCCAGTGAGCTGTTGAAGACTGACTCCTATCATGCTGAGCTATGA
- the BLTP2 gene encoding bridge-like lipid transfer protein family member 2 isoform X5, producing the protein MLPLLAALLALLLGALVLGRWLVCRLATNWCRQRFRAELKIGSFGFFWLQNISLKFQQEQQTVEIDNVWISSKLLSRELPCYLALCFGEVRVRMDLQKVPAAGPPFPEAPAEGGREESKGDLPIKPSLLKVLSQLFSVHVESINIMVLHVATSESLWHIQVTRTRLLLDNDGKRLDCEVTLSQVNSKVLKSSQLDDTCLAELALALTFSMEVNVSKRQLVGISLGVWTLHTELHEGLFCSELLRRATNGVRCSDAGDQPGCLAPGPGEALKSLPLQLIPCKAKVELENTTVVLSLNSQQRHLTWTLKLLQFLCQRDEEQIPLRSFTPTSDLGQMSTELLLEDGLLLSQSRQRIVCLNSLKASLQVTAIDLSAVVLLNTCIVHYRHQEFSHWLTLLAQECRATNVPAPGQSRRGRSCPQILAPIILCASLSNVSISVQLGDTPPFALGFNTISADYQHLRPQSVHQRGVLAIDHLCWRVGNDSHIQRAPHPPNMHVWGEALILDSFNLQGSYNQPLGMSSAQADTLFLDCTIQGLQVESSDTCTKCLSRVLSLLRPGASQAELPVEPVPPLGESAGLLWKVDLKVEDVNLFTLSSLVGALEVRLDTLTALGSAESCTVSVQGMALALVKSISEKMQPCCKAPAIRYPILRLSMISFTYHSSIHSLEVQCGEGLTLLWSPPDHMYLYEHVLATLQCREMLQSTLGQWSAPSLPPERQATEPGSPSKPPSPAQGPPKRVLNLTLEVSSAKVTAFVSEASYISLVAERVSVSRHGSALHAYCPDLAAGFDKHSIFSFKEVEMQLLPELEEMILHRSPFPTLRTLRNRVWAFSFASIVIELPYQYDFSRTLDEAMGVQKWLKSLHRRGRPHSPALPPDLLLKVQHFSWVFLDDIFEVKLRDNYELMKDESKESAKRLQLLDAKVAALRKQHGELLPARKIEELYASLERKNIEIYIQRSRRLYANMPMRKALLTWTLSNLELVALADESFHGVERVLEQMRDLDSVSPFPPEGLELVTQWCRMLKGSVKTFFVRIRDYPRYLFEIRDWQLSGRLLGSEQSGQACSRRRQLLKLGAPWGDAAVERNMPPLKFYHDFHSEILQYTIVWGPCWDPAWTLIGQSVDLLTKASEDPSPSLPWWDKSRLLFHGVWHLNIEQANLHQLATEDPYNTTENMHWEWSHLAFLWRPGQFVFKGDLDINVRTASKTVPAPDPALQQHPALDAELLGHLDQRDAPHLPREALRQHEAQQEETGAALQAALLHGTLPPAAGALLGLLRTAAGDPVGVRPGAHIHARDSAAHPPSWHGDAAPHLGVEHHADGERPELRHCAPDGVDLRRER; encoded by the exons ATGCTGCCGCTGCTCGCTGCGCTGCTCGCCCTGCTGCTGGGCGCGCTGGTGCTGGGCCG GTGGCTTGTGTGCCGGCTGGCCACTAACTGGTGCCGCCAGAGGTTCCGGGCAGAGCTGAAGATTGGTTCCTTCGGGTTCTTTTGGCTCCAAAATATCAGCCTTAAGTTCCAGCAAGAGCAGCAGACAGTG GAGATTGACAATGTCTGGATCTCCAGTAAACTCCTGAGCCGTGAGCTGCC ATGCTACCTCGCGCTGTGTTTCGGCGAGGTACGGGTCCGTATGGATCTCCAGAAGGTACCAGCAGCAGGACccccattccctgaggctccagctgAGGGCGGCAGAGAGGAGAGCAAGGGGGACCTGCCCATTAAACCCTCCCTGCTGAAAGTCCTGAGCCAG CTCTTCTCGGTTCACGTGGAGTCCATCAACATCATGGTTCTGCATGTGGCCACCTCCGAGTCTCTGTGGCACATCCAGGTGACCAGGACACGCCTGCTGTTGGACAACGACGGGAAGCG cctggactgTGAGGTGACCCTGTCCCAGGTGAACAGCAAAGTGCTGAAGAGCAGCCAGCTG GATGACACATGCCTggcagagctggccctggctctcaCCTTTTCCATGGAGGTCAATGTGAGCAAACGGCAGCTGGTGGGCATCAGCCTGGGCGTGTGGACCCTGCACACAGAACTGCACGAGGGGCTGTTCTGCAGTGAGCTGCTGCGCCGAGCAACCAACGGAGTGAGATGCAGTGATGCAGGGGACCAGCCAGGCTGCCTGGCCCCAG GCCCTGGGGAGGCCCTGAAGTCTCTGCCTCTGCAGCTCATCCCCTGCAAGGCGAAGGTGGAGCTGGAGAACACCACCGTGGTGCTGTCTCTGAACAGCCAGCAGAG GCACCTCACGTGGACCCTGAAGCTGCTGCAGTTCCTATGTCAGCGAGATGAGGAGCAGATCCCTCTGCGGAGCTTCACGCCCACCTCCGACCTGGGCCAGATGAGCACAGAGCTGCTGCTGGAAG atGGCCTGCTGCTGTCCCAGAGTCGCCAGCGCATCGTGTGCCTCAACTCCCTGAAAGCCAGCTTGCAG GTCACGGCCATAGACCTGTCAGCTGTTGTGCTGCTCAATACTTGCATCGTCCACTATCGCCACCAGGAATTTTCTCACTGGCTCACCCTGCTGGCCCAGGAGTGCCGGGCTACTAACGTGCCGGCCCCCGGCCAGAGCCGCAGGGGAAG gagctgcccccagatCTTGGCTCCCATCATCCTCTGTGCCTCCCTGTCCAACGTCAGCATCTCTGTGCAGCTGGGGGACACGCCACCCTTCGCACTGGGCTTCAACACCATCTCTGCAG ACTACCAGCACCTGCGCCCCCAGAGTGTGCACCAGCGGGGAGTGCTGGCCATCGACCACCTGTGCTGGCGTGTGGGAAACGACTCGCACATCCAGAGGGCCCCGCACCCGCCGAACATGCATGTGTGGGGAGAGGCCCTCATCCTTGACTCCTTCAATTTGCAG GGTAGCTACAACCAGCCCCTGGGCATGTCCAGCGCCCAGGCGGACACGCTCTTCCTGGACTGCACCATCCAGGGGCTGCAGGTGGAGTCATCGGACACCTGCACCAAGTGCCTCTCCAGGGTCCTGTCGCTGCTGCGCCCAGGGGCCAGCCAGGCAGAGCTTCCAGTGGAGCCAGTGCCCCCCCTGGGGGAGTCCGCAGGCCTGCTCTGGAAAGTGGACCTGAAGGTGGAGGATGTGAACCTGTTCACACTGTCCAGCCTGGTGG GTGCCTTGGAGGTGAGGCTGGACACACTGACTGCCCTGGGCAGTGCCGAGAGCTGCACAGTTAGCGTCCAGGGCATGGCACTGGCCTTGGTGAAGAGCATTTCTGAGAAGATGCAGCCCTGCTGCAAAGCCCCAGCCATCCGTTACCCCATCCTCAGACTCTCCATGATCTCCTTCACCTACCACAGTAGCATCCACTCCCTGGAG GTCCAGTGTGGCGAGGGCCTGACCCTGCTCTGGAGCCCACCTGATCACATGTATCTGTATGAGCACGTCCTAGCCACGCTCCAATGCCGTGAAATGCTGCAGAGCACTCTGGGCCAATGGagcgctccctccctccccccggagCGCCAGGCCACTGAGCCAGGGAGCCCCAGcaagccccccagcccagcccagggtccCCCAAAGAGAGTCCTCAACCTGACACTGGAGGTGAGCTCCGCCAAGGTCACGGCCTTCGTCTCTGAGGCCAGCTACATCAGCCTGGTGGCGGAGCGGGTCTCGGTGAGCCGGCACGGCAGTGCCCTCCACGCCTACTGCCCTGACCTTGCCGCCGGCTTCGACAagcacagcatcttcagcttcAAGGAGGTGGAGATGCAGCTCCTGCCGGAGCTAGAGGAAATGATCCTGCAtcgcagccccttccccaccttgcgcACCCTGCGCAACCGGGTCTGGGCCTTCTCCTTCGCCAGCATCGTCATCGAGCTCCCCTACCAGTATGACTTCTCCCGCACGCTGGACGAGGCCATGGGCGTGCAGAAGTGGCTGAAGAGCCTGCACCGACGGGGccgcccccacagcccagccctgcccccggacCTCCTGCTCAAGGTCCAGCACTTCTCTTGGGTCTTCCTAGACGACATCTTCGAGGTGAAGCTGCGGGACAACTATGAGCTGATGAAGGACGAGAGCAAGGAGAGCGCCAAgcggctgcagctgctggatgcCAAGGTGGCGGCTCTGCGCAAGCAGCATGGCGAGCTGCTGCCCGCCCGCAAGATTGAGGAGCTCTACGCCTCACTGGAGAGGAAGAACATTGAGATCTACATCCAGCGCTCCCGGCGCCTATATGCCAATATGCCTATGCGGAAGGCCCTGCTCACTTGGACCCTCTCCAACCTGGAGCTGGTGGCCCTGGCCGACGAGTCCTTCCACGGCGTGGAGCGCGTGCTGGAGCAGATGAGGGACCTGGACAGCGTCAGCCCCTTTCCGCCCGAGGGGCTGGAGCTGGTCACCCAGTGGTGCCGCATGCTGAAGGGCAGCGTCAAGACCTTCTTTG TGCGGATCCGGGACTACCCACGCTACCTGTTTGAGATCCGGGACTGGCAGCTCTCGGGTCGGCTGCTCGGATCGGAACAGAGCGGCCAAGCCTGCTCTCGCCGCCGCCAGCTGCTGAAGCTGGGAGCTCCGTGGGGGGATGCTGCTGTGGAGAGAAACATGCCTCCGTTGAAGTTCTACCACGACTTCCACT CGGAGATTTTGCAGTACACCATCGTTTGGGGGCCATGCTGGGACCCGGCCTGGACCCTGATTGGCCAGTCTGTGGATCTGCTCACCAAGGCCTCGGAggatcccagcccctccctgccctggtgGGATAAAAGCCGCCTGCTCTTCCATGGGGTTTGGCACCTGAACATCGAGCAGGCCAATCTGCACCAGCTGGCCACCGAG GATCCATACAACACTACCGAGAACATGCACTGGGAGTGGAGCCACCTGGCCTTCCTCTGGAGACCTGGCCAGTTCGTCTTCAAGGGGGACTTGGACATCAATGTCCGCACAGCCTCCAA AACTGTCCCAGCCCCGGATCCTGCTCTACAGCAGCACCCTGCGCTGGATGCAGAACTTCTGGGCCACCTGGACCAGCGTGACGCGCCCCATCTGCCGCGGGAAGCTCTTCGGCAGCATGAAGCCCAGCAAGAAGAAACTGGGGCAGCACTACAAGCAGCTCTCCTACACGGCActcttcccccagctgcag GTGCATTACTGGGCCTCCTTCGCACAGCAGCGGGGGATCCAGTTGGAGTGCGGCCAGGGGCACATATTCACGCGAGGGACTCAGCGGCTCATCCCCCAAG ctggcaCGGTGATGCGGCGCCTCATCTCGGAGTGGAGCATCACGCAGATGGTGAGCGACCTGAGCTCCGTCACTGTGCACCTGATGGCGTCGACCTGCGACGAGAGCGCTGA
- the BLTP2 gene encoding bridge-like lipid transfer protein family member 2 isoform X6 has translation MLPLLAALLALLLGALVLGRWLVCRLATNWCRQRFRAELKIGSFGFFWLQNISLKFQQEQQTVEIDNVWISSKLLSRELPCYLALCFGEVRVRMDLQKVPAAGPPFPEAPAEGGREESKGDLPIKPSLLKVLSQLFSVHVESINIMVLHVATSESLWHIQVTRTRLLLDNDGKRLDCEVTLSQVNSKVLKSSQLDDTCLAELALALTFSMEVNVSKRQLVGISLGVWTLHTELHEGLFCSELLRRATNGVRCSDAGDQPGCLAPGPGEALKSLPLQLIPCKAKVELENTTVVLSLNSQQRHLTWTLKLLQFLCQRDEEQIPLRSFTPTSDLGQMSTELLLEDGLLLSQSRQRIVCLNSLKASLQVTAIDLSAVVLLNTCIVHYRHQEFSHWLTLLAQECRATNVPAPGQSRRGRLPAPAPPECAPAGSAGHRPPVLACGKRLAHPEGPAPAEHACVGRGPHP, from the exons ATGCTGCCGCTGCTCGCTGCGCTGCTCGCCCTGCTGCTGGGCGCGCTGGTGCTGGGCCG GTGGCTTGTGTGCCGGCTGGCCACTAACTGGTGCCGCCAGAGGTTCCGGGCAGAGCTGAAGATTGGTTCCTTCGGGTTCTTTTGGCTCCAAAATATCAGCCTTAAGTTCCAGCAAGAGCAGCAGACAGTG GAGATTGACAATGTCTGGATCTCCAGTAAACTCCTGAGCCGTGAGCTGCC ATGCTACCTCGCGCTGTGTTTCGGCGAGGTACGGGTCCGTATGGATCTCCAGAAGGTACCAGCAGCAGGACccccattccctgaggctccagctgAGGGCGGCAGAGAGGAGAGCAAGGGGGACCTGCCCATTAAACCCTCCCTGCTGAAAGTCCTGAGCCAG CTCTTCTCGGTTCACGTGGAGTCCATCAACATCATGGTTCTGCATGTGGCCACCTCCGAGTCTCTGTGGCACATCCAGGTGACCAGGACACGCCTGCTGTTGGACAACGACGGGAAGCG cctggactgTGAGGTGACCCTGTCCCAGGTGAACAGCAAAGTGCTGAAGAGCAGCCAGCTG GATGACACATGCCTggcagagctggccctggctctcaCCTTTTCCATGGAGGTCAATGTGAGCAAACGGCAGCTGGTGGGCATCAGCCTGGGCGTGTGGACCCTGCACACAGAACTGCACGAGGGGCTGTTCTGCAGTGAGCTGCTGCGCCGAGCAACCAACGGAGTGAGATGCAGTGATGCAGGGGACCAGCCAGGCTGCCTGGCCCCAG GCCCTGGGGAGGCCCTGAAGTCTCTGCCTCTGCAGCTCATCCCCTGCAAGGCGAAGGTGGAGCTGGAGAACACCACCGTGGTGCTGTCTCTGAACAGCCAGCAGAG GCACCTCACGTGGACCCTGAAGCTGCTGCAGTTCCTATGTCAGCGAGATGAGGAGCAGATCCCTCTGCGGAGCTTCACGCCCACCTCCGACCTGGGCCAGATGAGCACAGAGCTGCTGCTGGAAG atGGCCTGCTGCTGTCCCAGAGTCGCCAGCGCATCGTGTGCCTCAACTCCCTGAAAGCCAGCTTGCAG GTCACGGCCATAGACCTGTCAGCTGTTGTGCTGCTCAATACTTGCATCGTCCACTATCGCCACCAGGAATTTTCTCACTGGCTCACCCTGCTGGCCCAGGAGTGCCGGGCTACTAACGTGCCGGCCCCCGGCCAGAGCCGCAGGGGAAG ACTACCAGCACCTGCGCCCCCAGAGTGTGCACCAGCGGGGAGTGCTGGCCATCGACCACCTGTGCTGGCGTGTGGGAAACGACTCGCACATCCAGAGGGCCCCGCACCCGCCGAACATGCATGTGTGGGGAGAGGCCCTCATCCTTGA